A stretch of DNA from Serinibacter arcticus:
CCCCTGCAGGGTGAGCGGCTGGACGCCGTCGCGAAGCAGATCGCCCGGCGCTACCCCGTGGGCGCGACGTCCGTGCCGGTGATGCCCGACCGCCTGCCGCAGTCGGCGCTGCCCGCGCCGGTGCGCGACGAGGTGAGCGTGGGCGTCGAGGAGGACATGGTCGCCCCGGTCACGCTGTCCCTGCTGGAGGGGCCGGTGCTCGTCACCGGCCGGACCCGCAGCGGCCGCACCTCCCACCTGCTCGGGCTCGCCCAGCTCGCGCGCCGCGCCCAGGAGAGCGCCTCCGACGTCGTGCTCATCGGGCCGCGGGCGGCCGCGACGGCGAGCTCGGGGCTGGGTGGGCTCGAGGGCGCCACGGTGCTCACGACGCCGGCCGAGGTCGTGGCCTGGCTCGCCGGGCCCGGCGCGCAGGCACCGGCGGGGGAGCGGGCCTGGCGTCTCGTGCTCGTCGACGACGTGCACGAGTGGGAGCGGGCCTGGGAGGCGGCCGGCGAGGAGCGCCGCGCCGTCGAGGCGCTCACGGCGTGGTCCGCCACGCTCGGCGGGCTCCGCACGGCGCTGGTCGTGGCGACCGACGCCGACGACGCCCGCACCCGCCAGCACATCCCTGGCCTCGTGCAGGCGGTGCGCCGCGGACGCCGCGGCGTGCTGCTCAGCCCCGAGATGGGGGACGGGGCACTGCTCGGCGCGCAGGTGCCGATGTCCAGCCACGAGGTGCTGACCGGGCCGGGCCGTGGTCTGCTCGTCGCAGGCGGTCGCACGCACGTGATCCACACCACGACGGCGGAGGCCGTCATGGAACAATCGACCAGCCACGGGCGGGGCGAGTCATGAGAATTCCAGGAACGAGAGGGTCGTTCGTGCGCAACCGGAAGAAGGGCGACGGGGAGCGCGGCGCCGTCGAGGTCGGCGTCGCCATGGCGGGAGCGCTGCTGATCGTCGGTGCCGTCGTCGGCAACGGCGTGGCCAGCACGCTCGTGGAGATGTCCGACGGTGCGACGTGGCTCCCCGAGGACGACCGCGGCACCGTGGTCCAGATCAACCCCGCCACCGGCGAGGCCGAGCGTCGCCTCCAGATCGCGGCTGGCGAGTCCGACCTCGAGATCGCCCAGCGCGACGGACGCCTCATCGTCACCGACCGCGCCACCGGCGAGATCACCGCGATCGACCTGAGCACGCTGCTGGCCAGCGGTCAGCGCACCGCCGCCGACCCCGACGGCACCCGCATCCTCGTGGGCGGCGGCCACGTCGCGATGGTCGAGCTGGGCGAGGGCGTCGTGCGCGCCGTCAGCCCCCTCACCATGGCCGACATCGGCACCCCGTACCGCACCGACCCGATCGCCGACGCCGCCATCGACGACTCCGGACGCGTCTGGGTGATCGGTGAGGACGGCGCGCTGCGCGAGCTGGAGTACGACGCCGACGCTCGCGAGCACCGCGTGCGCACCGACCAGGACATCGAGGCGGCCGGACCCTCCACGCGTCTGCTGCCCCACGACCGCGGCGTGACGGTCTTCGCGCCCGACCGCGGCGCCGTCGTGCAGGTGGGTGCCGGCAACGACATCACGGCGGGCGTGCCGCAGCTCGAGGGCAGCGTCGAGGCGGCGCCGCGCTCGCCGTCGGACCTCGCCCCGGCCTCGCTGCCCGAGCAGGGCCGCGTGGTCGTGCTGAGCGGGCGCTCGGTGCTCGCCGTCGACGTCGCCGCCATCGGTTGCGAGCGTCCGGCCCAGCCGCAGGTGTTCGCCGGCCGCATCTACGTGCCGTGCACCGGCGCCGGCCGGGTCGTGGTGCTCGCCGCCGACGGCACCCGGGCCGCGCCCGACATCGTCGTCCCCGGTGGGGGAGACCCCCGGATCACGGTGGACGAGGGCCGTCTGGTGGTTCACACCCGCGACGGCTCCGGCCGCTACGTGCTGGTCGACGGCGCGGGCACCACCCGCGTGGTCGAGCCCGAGGCGACCGACGTCGCCCCGGTGCCGGTCCCGGTCGACCGCCCCGTGCCGCAGCGTCCGCAGACGCCGCGCGTGCCGGCTCCGGCGCCGCCGCAGCCGAGCACCCCCGCGCCGAACCCCGGGCAGACCCTGCCGCCGGTCCCGACCGACACACCCTCGCTCCCGACCGACACCCCGTCGCTCCCGACGGACGTGCCCTCGCTCCCGACGGACACCCCGTCGCTGCCGACCGGCACCCCGACCGAGACCGGCACGCAGCCGCCGACGAGCACCGGTACGGAGGACCCGACCGGCACCGGCCCGACCTCGGGGACGGGCACCGGGACCGGGACGCCGCCGACCGGGGACTACGCGCCCCGCCGTGTGCAGGTCGCCCCCGTGGGGGACGGCACCCGCGCCAGCGTCACGTGGCAGGCCTCGCAGGTCGCGCCCGTGCGCTACCAGGTGACGGCCTCGGTGGGCACCGGCCAGGAGGTCGACGCCGACGCCGAGCTGGTCTCCGCACTGACGGGGCTGCGGTGCGGGACGGACGTGCTCGTGCGGGTCACCGCCGTGCACGAGCCCGCCGTCACCGAGCCCGTGACGCGCGAGGTCACGTACGCGACGCCCGCGTGCGAGGGGACGACACCGCCGAGCGGGCCGCCGACGTCGGATCCGCCGGAGCCCACGACGACGACCGACCCGCCTGCTCCGCCGACGACGACTGACCCGCCTGCTCCGCCGACGACGTCGGATCCGCCCGCGGCACCGCAGGCGACCGCCGCGACCAACGTGACGGCCACGCTCGTCGGGACCAACGTCCGCGTGAGCTGGACGGCCGCCACCTCCGGCGCGGACCACTACGTGGTTCAGCCGCAGGGCGGGGGCGGCGGCACGACGGCGCCGGCCGGGACGACCTCGGTCGACATCGCCCAGGCGCCGGGGCAGACGGTCTCCTACGTGGTTGTCACGCAGCTCACCGGCTCGAGCCCCGTGACCTCGGCTCCCAGCGCCCCTGTGACGACCCCCGTCCCGGCGACCGCCCCGGGCACGCCCTCCGTCTCCGTGACGGTCACGCAGCCCTCCCTGAGCCAGGTGCAGATCGACGTGTCGATCGGCGCCCCCGCCGACGGCGGCTCGGCCATCACGAACTACCGGCTCGACTACTCCGGACCCGGGGTCTCCAACACCGTCTCGCTGGGGACCCAGACCTCGTTCTCCACGACCGTGGACTGCGCGGGCCAGACGCTCTGCCGCGACGGCGGCACCGTGAGCGCCAGCGTGACGGCGACCAACGGCGTCGGCGACAGCGCCCCGGGAACGAACAGCGGCTCGCTCGCCGCCGCCCAGATCCCGCGCGACGGCGACGGGGTGCTGAGCGGCTACAGCACGGTGGAGAGCACCCACAACTTCCGCCTGACCATCGAGTACCGGCCGATCACCACCTGGTCGACCACCCCCGGCTACTGCGAAGCCTCGGCGAACGGCGGTCCGTTCGCCACCATCGACTGCGGCACGGCCCAGGTGGTCGCGACGGGGACGGGTCGCCGGAACGTCGGTGCGGACGCCAGCGCGACCGTCCGCTTCACCGGGACGGGGAGCGCCGCCGGGATCGTCGCCACCTCGTCGGCCTCCGAGACACGTCCCGGCGAGGCCTACTGCGAGCCGGGCGGCCCGTGCTACGTGATCGCCTCGCTGCCCGACACGGACGTCGAGATCGTCCCGCTCCCGTGGACGCCCCCGCAGGTCCCGAACCCGCCCGTCGTGGGCGCCGGGGTCCTGATGCTCGGCCTGGCCGGTGCGCTGCGCGTCCGTCGCGGTCGCGGCGACGCCACCGCGGACCTGGCCGCCCCCACCGACCCGACCACCCTCACCGACGCCCCCGTCGCCCGACCCACGACCCCGGAGCACCGATGACCAGTCAGGCCAGCCCGACCACGACCAGCCCCGCGGGCGTCACCGAGGCGCAGATCGCGACCTTCCGGGTGCTGCACGACCGGATCGTCGACGCCATCGAGAAGGCGCTGCGCGGCAAGCGTCCCGTCATCGAGCTCGCGGTGGTCTCGCTGCTCGCCGGCGGCCACGTGCTGCTCGAGGACGTGCCGGGCACGGGCAAGACGACCTTGGCCCGCGCCGTGGCCGCGGCGCTGGGCGGGAGCTCGCGCCGCATCCAGTTCACCCCGGACCTGCTGCCCTCCGACGTGACCGGCACCTCGGTGTTCGAGCCGAGCAGCGGTGAGGTCACGTTCCGTCCCGGCCCCGTGTTCACGCACGTCCTGCTCGCCGACGAGATCAACCGCGCCGCGGCCAAGACGCAGTCGGCCCTGCTCGAGGTGATGGCCGAGCGCACGGTGACGGTCGACGGCGTCGGGCGCCGCGTCCCCGACCCGTTCCTGGTCATCGCCACGCAGAACCCCATCGACCTCGACGGCACCTACCGCCTGCCCGAGGCGCAGCTGGACCGGTTCCTCGTGCGCGTCGAGATCGGTTATCCCGACGCCGAGCACGAGCTCGACGTGCTGCGTCCGGGAAGCTCGGCGGGTGACGTCGAGCACGTGCCGCAGGTGACGACGCCGGACGAGATCGCCGCGGCCTCGGCCGTGCTGCGCGGCGTCCACGTCGCCGAGCCGATCCTGGCCTACATCCGCGCCGTGGGGGCCGCGACCCGGGAGGAGCCCCGCGTGCGCCTCGGGGCCTCCACGCGCGGGCTGCGCGGCCTCGTCGCCGCCGCCCAGGTGTGGGCCGCGACCCAGGGGCGCCACTACGTCGTGCCGAGCGACGTCCAGCGCCTCGTGCTCCCGGTGCTCGGGCACCGGGTGATCCTCACGCGCGACGCCGTCCTCGGCGGGACGAGCACGGAGCAGGTCCTGCTCGACGTGCTCGACCGCGTCGAGGTCCCGCGTCCCGGCGCGGCCTGACCCGTGACCTCCCTGCCCGTCGACGGCGACGACCGCTGGGGTCCGCCGCGCCTGACCGCGCGCGGCGTGGTGGTGGCCTCGCTCGCCGTCCTGCTCCTCGGGGGTGGCCTCTGGGCGCGGTTCCCCTCGCTCGTGGCGCTCGGGACCGGCCTGGCCGTGCTCGTCGTCGCCTCGGTGCTGGGCGTGCTGCTCGCCGTCCCGGTCGAGGTCACGCGCAGCGTGAGCCACACCCGGGTCACCCGGCTGGCCGCCTGCACCGCCGAGATCACCGTGACCAACCTGTCCACCTGGGCCTCGGTCCAGCTCGAGGGCGACGACCTCGTCGGTGACGAGCTGCGCCCCGTCCGGCTTCCGCGCATCGCCCCGGGCGCCAGCGGCACCGGCTCGGAGGTCATCCCGACGGGCCACCGCGGTCGGGTGCGGTTCGGCCCGCTGGTGCTGCGGCGCAGCGGTGTCGCCCGGCTGGCCGTCCGCACGAGCCGGCACGGCGAGGCCACCAGCGTGCTCGTCGAACCCCGCGTGCTCGACGCCGTCGCCCTGGCCCCCGGGCTGCGTCGCGGTCACCGCGGGGCCCAGGAGCGCATCGAGCACGGCGGCACCGACCTCGTCGGCCTGCGCGAGTACGTCCCCGGCGACGACCTGCGCCGGCTGCACTGGGCCACCAGCGCGCGCCGCGGTCAGCTCATGGTCCGGCAGGACGCCGACCCGGCCCTGCCGCACCTCACGGTCCTGCTCGACGACCGGCTCGAGAGCTGGGCCGACCCCGCCGACCTGGAGGAGGGGGTCGACGTCGCGGCGAGCCTGCTCGCGACCGCCGCCTCCGTCGAGAGCCCGGGGCGGCTGCTCACGCTGGTGGGCGGGCTCGAGCTCGAGTCCACCGTGGCCGGCGGAGGTGCCGGCGCCGCGCTCGAGCGGCACGTGCGCGAGGGCCTCGCGCTCCTGCAGGCGCGGCCGGGGGTCGACGCCCGGCCGGCCGCGATGACGGGCCAGCCCGACCTGCTGGCGATCGTCACCGGCACCCGCTCCGACCTGGCTGCCCTCCTGCTCGACGCCGCGGCAGCCCCGACGGCGGTGCTCGCCGTCGTCGACCCCGACCCCGAGCGCCTCTTCTCCGCGGTGCAGGGCGTGACCGTGCTGCGCGGCCCGCGCGCCGAGGACCTCGTCCACGGCTGGCGCACGGCGGTGGCCCGATGACCGCGAGCGCGGCAGCGACCGGGGCGGCAGCGACCGGGGCGGCAGCGACCGGGGCGACGGCAACCGTCGGCACGGCCCCGCGCCGGTGGTGGATCCCCGTCTGGTCGGCCGCCCTCGTCGTGCTCGGCTGCGTCCCGCTCGGCACCGCCTACCGCGGCTGGTGGGTGCCGCTGCTGCTGGCGGGAGTCGTCGTGACCGCGTTCGCGCTGGCGACCGTCGGGTCGCTGCTGCGCCTCGCCCGCTGGGTGGTGGCCGTGGCCGGGGTGGCGCTGCTCGCCGTCGTCACCTCCACGATGGCCAGCAGCGCGCTCGTGAGCACCCCGCCCGGGGCGAGCTCCGTGCTCCCGCTGCTCGACGCGCTGCCCCGGCTCCTCACGGCGCCCCGCCCCGCGCCCGCGACCGCCGGGCTGCTGTCGCCCACCGTCCTGCTCGTGGGCGTCGTGGCGCTCGCGGTCGCCCTGGCGGTGACCCGCCGGCGCGACGCCGGTCCCGGTCGCGCCGGTTCTGCCCGCACCATCGGCGTCGCCGGCCTCGTCGGCAGCATCGTGCTCCAGGTCGCCGCCGCGCTGCTGGTCGCCGGCCAGGACCAGCAGGCCGTCCTCGTGGCGCTCGGCACGCTCCTCGTGGCCGGGCTCGGCTGGGTGCTGGCCGAGGCGCAGCCCCGGTCCGACGGCGGACGCCGGCACGGTCTCGTGCTGCCCGGCGTCGTGGCGATCGGCGCCGCGGTCACCGCCGTGCTGGCGCTCGCGCTCCCGACGGCTGGGGCCTTCGAGGCCCGTCGCTACATCACCCCACCGACGCTGCCCGCCGAGGCCGTCAACCCGGTGCCCGACGTCACGGCGTGGGTGCGGGGCGGCGAGACAGCCCTGTTCGACCTCACCGCGCACGGCACGTCGCTGCCGAACCGCGTCTCGATCGCGGTGCTGCCCGACTACGACGGCGCGACCTGGCGCCTCGACGCCCGGCTGCGGGCGCCCGGCGTCGTCGAGGACCCCGACCTCCCACCCGGCACCCGCCAGGCGGCGCTCGACCTGGAGGTCGCGGTGCGCGACCTCGGGGGCTCGTGGCTGCCGACGCTGGGCCGCGTCGAGACGGTCGAGGGGGCGGCCCCGCTGGCCGACGTCGACACGGGCACGCTCGTGCTCGCCGACGGCGACGCCCCCACCGACTACCGGCTGCGCACGGTCGTGGACGCACCCGACGACGAGGCCGCCGAGCGCGCCGGCGTGCCGGGCGCGCTGCAGGCCGCGCGCTACCTCGAGCTGCCGCGGGTCAGCGACGACCTGCGGGCCGAGGCGCTCGCGCTCACCGAGGGCTCGACGTCGCGGCTGGAGCAGGCGCGACGGCTGGCCGACGGCATCCGCCTGGACCGCGAGCTCGACGTCGCCGCCGTGAGCGGCTCGTCCTACGGACGGCTCGCGGAGTTCCTCTTCCTGCCGCTCGAGGAGGGCGGCTCGCGGGGGACCCAGGAGCAGTTCGCCGGGGCATTCGCCGTGCTCGCCCGCACGCTGGGCATCCCCTCGCGCGTGGTTGTCGGGTTCGAGGTGCCGGACGCGGTGGTGACCGACGGCGCCTCCAGCACCACGACCGTCAGCGGTGCCGACGCCTCGATCTGGGCCGAGATCTACCTCGCCGACATCGGCTGGGTCGCCTTCGACCCGAGCCCCGACGCCGCCTCGACGGCCGGCCCCGGACCCGCGGCGAGTCCGTCCGAGACGCTGGCGCCGATCGACCAGCCCGAGGAGAGCGAGCCGGACGAGCCCGAGACGCTCCGGGACGACGCCCCGGCCGCGGACAGCACCACCGGCGGCACGTCGCTCACCGGCGTCGCCGGGGTGGCGGCCGGGGTCGTGGCGGCGGGACTGCTGGGCCTGCTGGCGCTGCGGGGACGACGCCGGAGCCGTCTGCGCGGCGCCGGGGCGCGCGGCGCGTGGCAGCACGTGGCGGACGCGGCCTGGCTCGCCGGGCTCCCCTCGGGGCCCGGCGACGACGCCCGCGCGCTCGCCGGCGAGGTGGTGCGCGCCGGGGCCGATCCCGAGGTCCGCCGACTCGCGGCGTCGGCCGAGCGGGACGCGTTCGCGCCGGAGAGTCCCGGTGACCCGTCCGCCCCCGGAGCCGAGCACTGGGCCGTGGCCACCCGCGCCGCAGGGGTGCTGCGCCGGACCGTGCCCTGGCGGCAGCGGCTGTGGTGGGACGTCTCACCCTCCGTGCTGCGACGGCGGTGAGCCGCCGCTGACCGGCTGCCTCAGCGCTCCAGGCAGCGCGACGCGGAGGCGCCCCGGTCGAAGGACCCGTCGACCGCACCGAGGCCGACGACCGAGAAGCAGATCCGGGCCCCGGGGTCGAGGCCGTCGGCCAGGAACGTCGTGGTGCCGGCGGCCAGCAGGTCGTACGCGTGGACGGGGGAGCCCTCGACCTGGCTGACGACCATCAGCTGCACGTCCTCCTGCGCCGGCAGGTTCCACGAGATCTCGGCGGACGTGCCGCGATCGACCGCGGCCACCCCGGTGGGGGCGAGGTCGGGGTTGCCCGTCTGCGCCTCCACGACGCCCTCGGGCACGACATCGCCGTAGACCGGGACGCTGCCGGTGGTCTCGGCCTCGCCGCCCTCTGGTCCCTCGCCGTCCTCGCCGGTGGTGTCCGGGTCCGGGGCGTTCGTGGTGTCGGGGGAGGTGCCGCCGTCGGCCGTGACGCTCTCGCCGCCGTCGCCGCGCACCAGGTCGACGAGCACGGGGCCGACGCCGATCGCGGCCCCGACGAGCAGGACGGCGCCGACGAACGCGGCCGTGCGGCGCCAGGTCCTCGGCCGGGCGGAACCCTCGGAGGGGGAGTCGGACCCGGAGGCGCCGCCGTCCGCCCCGCGTCCGGCGACCTCGTCGGGCGAGGGGGTCAGCCCCGTCGGCGCGGCGTCCGCGACGTCCGAGCGCGAGCGGGCCGTGCGGCGTCCCTCGTCCCGGGCCGGGGGCTCCGACTCACGTCCGAGGTGGCTGAGCGTCGAGCGGGCGACGGCGGCCGCCACCGGCGCGGGGGAGCGCGGCGCCGTGGTGGCGCCCGGGGTCGCCGGCGACCCCGTCGGGTCCGTGGCACCGGTCGCCCCGGTGGAACCCGTCGCCCCCGTGGCGCCGGTCGACGACGGGCGCTCGCGCGTCGCGTCGTCGTCGTCCGTCCCCGGCGAGCGAGGCGGGACCGGCGCGGGCACGGTCGGCACGACCGGCGCGGCCGAGGCGACCGGCGCACCCGCCTCCGCGACGCCGGGCTCCCACCCGCGCACCTCGGTCGGGACGGCGCGCAGCGCTCGCAGGACGGCGGCCGCGCCGTCGGGCCGGTCCGCCGGCTCGGGGGCGAGGCAGGCGTCGAGCAGGGACGCGAGCGACGGTGGGACGTCGGACCGGGCGAGCGTGCGTCGGGCGCCCGTGCGGACCTTGCGCAGGTAGGCCAGCGCGGTGTCCTCGTCGGGGTCGTCGGCGGCGAACGGGGCGCGGCCGTCGAGCAGGGTGAACAGGGTCGATCCGAGCGACCAGACGTCGTCGGCGGGGGTCGGCGTCAACCCGTCGAGCACCTGAGGCGAGGCGTGCCGGTAGCTGAACCGCTCGAGCGAGGAGGTGCGCCCGGCGTCCACCGCTCGGGCGATCCCAAAGTCGGCCAGCACGAACGACGTGGGCAGGACCAGCACGTTCTGCGGCTTGACGTCGCGGTGCAGCACGCCCTGCGCGTGCGCGTACGCGAGGGCGTCGGCCAGGGCCGTCCCGGCGCTGACGACCTCGGCGACGGGCAGCGGCCCGTGGCTGCGCAGCCGGTCGTGGAGCGAGCCGAGGTCGTGGAAGTCCATGACGAGGCACGGGCGGCCGTCCGTCGTCGTCGGCGTCGCGAGCACGGTGACGATGTTCGGGTGGGCGCGGCCGAGCCGGACCGTGATCGCGACCTCGCGCTCGAACCGGGCGCGGACCTCGGGCTCGGCGAGGTCGACGACCTTGATGGCGACGTCGCGGTCGACCCCCGCGTCGCGGGCCCGCAGCACCAGACCGTCGCCGCCGCGGGCGATCTCGACGAGGTCGGTGTACCCGGGGACGCTCACGGACGTGACGGGCGGGGACGGGGCGGGGTCGACGTCGAGCCCCACCGCCTGCGCCAGCGCATCCGGACGCGCGGGCGCCCAGACCTCGTCGTCCTCCACCACGCCTCCCGGTCGGCCGCTCGTCGCCGTCCGTGGCACGGCGGCCCGTCCAGTATCGGGTACCACCGGCCGGTCCGCCGGGTCGGGGCGGTCTAGGGTGGGGCCGATCTGGTCACCCCCACCGAGCGGAGCGTCACGCGTCGTGTTCAGCGATCTCGTCCACGCCACGACGCCGTCGCGCACCGACGAGGCGGAGACCAGCGCGAACGACCACATCCGCCGCACCAACCTCCAGCGCGTGCTCACGCTGCTGCACTACCGCGGCCCCCGCCGTCGCCCCGAGATCGCCCTCGCGACGGGTCTGACGCGCAGCACCGTCGGGCTGCTCGTCGCCGAGCTGGCCCAGCGCGGCCTGGTCACCGAGGTGGTCGCCCCCGAGCGGGGGCGTGGCCGCCCGAGCCCGATGATCGTCGCGAACGGCGACGGCGTGTGCGCGATCGCCGTCAACACCGAGTCCTCCGTCCTGACCGTCGCCCTCGTGGGCCTCGGCGGCGTCGTCCACCAGGTGCTGGTCGAGGCCGTGGACGGCGCGGAGGATCCGGCGCTCACCTGCGACCGCATCACCCGGCTCGTGGCGGAGCTCGTGACGTGCGCCGGCCCCGAGCGGCGGATCCTCGGGATCGGGGTCGCCGTGCCCGGCCAGGTCCAGGTGGGCGACGGCGTGGTCCGCCACGCCCCGCACCTGGACTGGCGCGAGGTGCCGCTCGCCGCGATGCTCACGGCCGCCACCGGACTCACCACGACGGTCGGCAACGACGCCGCCGTCATCCTGGGCGCGACGTCGGCCTTCGGCGACGGGCTGGCGAACGACCTCGTCTACCTGGTCGGGCGGCCGAGCGGCGTCGGTGGCGCGATCATCTCGCGCGGTCGGCTCGTCCACGGGGCGTCCGGGTACGCGGGGGAGTGGGGGCACGTCCCCGTGGCGCAGCCCGGTCGTCCGTGCGTGTGCGGCGGCGTGGGCTGCCTCGAGACGGAGGTCGCCCTGGACCGGCTGCTCGCCGTCGCCGAGCTGGACGGTGACGATCCCGAGCAGCTCGCGGCGGCCCTGATCCGCCGCGACCAGCCCGAGCTCGAGACGGAGGCCCGCCGCCAGCTCGGTCACCTCGAGGTCGCGCTGCGCACCGTCGTCAACGCCCTCAACCCGGGCACGATCCTGCTGGGTGGCTTCCTCGCGGCGCTGCTCGACTCCCGCACCGAGCACGAGCGGTCGGCCCTGGTCGCCCGGGCGGTCGGGGCGGCGGCCGAGACCGTGACGATCCGGGGGACCTACGGCGACGCCGAGCAGGTGCTCCTCGGGGCGGCGGAGCTCGCGTTCGTCACGTTGCTGCGGGCACCGGACCTCGTCGGCCCGGCCTGAGACGTCCGCCGCCGTCACCCCGCCGGGAACGCG
This window harbors:
- a CDS encoding FtsK/SpoIIIE domain-containing protein, coding for MIDSPSQQTQEPWLVDFARSGHLLVLGSSGAGKTELLRTLAVAVTAGADVAPPLVYGLDCGGGGLAVLTRLPSVGAVVVEAQRERVLRLVRMLHRTVTDRNAAMASRGVADLAALAATGVDVPRVHVLIDNLPALLESFEGGGSLRRQHADMLVTILQEGRRAGVHVTATAPQRTGVPAPVAAAFGQRLVMRMTVPDDYMMLGVPGTVLDADSPAGRALLGSREVQVATIGGAGTPLQGERLDAVAKQIARRYPVGATSVPVMPDRLPQSALPAPVRDEVSVGVEEDMVAPVTLSLLEGPVLVTGRTRSGRTSHLLGLAQLARRAQESASDVVLIGPRAAATASSGLGGLEGATVLTTPAEVVAWLAGPGAQAPAGERAWRLVLVDDVHEWERAWEAAGEERRAVEALTAWSATLGGLRTALVVATDADDARTRQHIPGLVQAVRRGRRGVLLSPEMGDGALLGAQVPMSSHEVLTGPGRGLLVAGGRTHVIHTTTAEAVMEQSTSHGRGES
- a CDS encoding AAA family ATPase, translating into MTSQASPTTTSPAGVTEAQIATFRVLHDRIVDAIEKALRGKRPVIELAVVSLLAGGHVLLEDVPGTGKTTLARAVAAALGGSSRRIQFTPDLLPSDVTGTSVFEPSSGEVTFRPGPVFTHVLLADEINRAAAKTQSALLEVMAERTVTVDGVGRRVPDPFLVIATQNPIDLDGTYRLPEAQLDRFLVRVEIGYPDAEHELDVLRPGSSAGDVEHVPQVTTPDEIAAASAVLRGVHVAEPILAYIRAVGAATREEPRVRLGASTRGLRGLVAAAQVWAATQGRHYVVPSDVQRLVLPVLGHRVILTRDAVLGGTSTEQVLLDVLDRVEVPRPGAA
- a CDS encoding DUF58 domain-containing protein, giving the protein MTSLPVDGDDRWGPPRLTARGVVVASLAVLLLGGGLWARFPSLVALGTGLAVLVVASVLGVLLAVPVEVTRSVSHTRVTRLAACTAEITVTNLSTWASVQLEGDDLVGDELRPVRLPRIAPGASGTGSEVIPTGHRGRVRFGPLVLRRSGVARLAVRTSRHGEATSVLVEPRVLDAVALAPGLRRGHRGAQERIEHGGTDLVGLREYVPGDDLRRLHWATSARRGQLMVRQDADPALPHLTVLLDDRLESWADPADLEEGVDVAASLLATAASVESPGRLLTLVGGLELESTVAGGGAGAALERHVREGLALLQARPGVDARPAAMTGQPDLLAIVTGTRSDLAALLLDAAAAPTAVLAVVDPDPERLFSAVQGVTVLRGPRAEDLVHGWRTAVAR
- a CDS encoding transglutaminase domain-containing protein; amino-acid sequence: MTASAAATGAAATGAAATGATATVGTAPRRWWIPVWSAALVVLGCVPLGTAYRGWWVPLLLAGVVVTAFALATVGSLLRLARWVVAVAGVALLAVVTSTMASSALVSTPPGASSVLPLLDALPRLLTAPRPAPATAGLLSPTVLLVGVVALAVALAVTRRRDAGPGRAGSARTIGVAGLVGSIVLQVAAALLVAGQDQQAVLVALGTLLVAGLGWVLAEAQPRSDGGRRHGLVLPGVVAIGAAVTAVLALALPTAGAFEARRYITPPTLPAEAVNPVPDVTAWVRGGETALFDLTAHGTSLPNRVSIAVLPDYDGATWRLDARLRAPGVVEDPDLPPGTRQAALDLEVAVRDLGGSWLPTLGRVETVEGAAPLADVDTGTLVLADGDAPTDYRLRTVVDAPDDEAAERAGVPGALQAARYLELPRVSDDLRAEALALTEGSTSRLEQARRLADGIRLDRELDVAAVSGSSYGRLAEFLFLPLEEGGSRGTQEQFAGAFAVLARTLGIPSRVVVGFEVPDAVVTDGASSTTTVSGADASIWAEIYLADIGWVAFDPSPDAASTAGPGPAASPSETLAPIDQPEESEPDEPETLRDDAPAADSTTGGTSLTGVAGVAAGVVAAGLLGLLALRGRRRSRLRGAGARGAWQHVADAAWLAGLPSGPGDDARALAGEVVRAGADPEVRRLAASAERDAFAPESPGDPSAPGAEHWAVATRAAGVLRRTVPWRQRLWWDVSPSVLRRR
- a CDS encoding serine/threonine-protein kinase, which gives rise to MEDDEVWAPARPDALAQAVGLDVDPAPSPPVTSVSVPGYTDLVEIARGGDGLVLRARDAGVDRDVAIKVVDLAEPEVRARFEREVAITVRLGRAHPNIVTVLATPTTTDGRPCLVMDFHDLGSLHDRLRSHGPLPVAEVVSAGTALADALAYAHAQGVLHRDVKPQNVLVLPTSFVLADFGIARAVDAGRTSSLERFSYRHASPQVLDGLTPTPADDVWSLGSTLFTLLDGRAPFAADDPDEDTALAYLRKVRTGARRTLARSDVPPSLASLLDACLAPEPADRPDGAAAVLRALRAVPTEVRGWEPGVAEAGAPVASAAPVVPTVPAPVPPRSPGTDDDDATRERPSSTGATGATGSTGATGATDPTGSPATPGATTAPRSPAPVAAAVARSTLSHLGRESEPPARDEGRRTARSRSDVADAAPTGLTPSPDEVAGRGADGGASGSDSPSEGSARPRTWRRTAAFVGAVLLVGAAIGVGPVLVDLVRGDGGESVTADGGTSPDTTNAPDPDTTGEDGEGPEGGEAETTGSVPVYGDVVPEGVVEAQTGNPDLAPTGVAAVDRGTSAEISWNLPAQEDVQLMVVSQVEGSPVHAYDLLAAGTTTFLADGLDPGARICFSVVGLGAVDGSFDRGASASRCLER
- a CDS encoding ROK family transcriptional regulator, translated to MFSDLVHATTPSRTDEAETSANDHIRRTNLQRVLTLLHYRGPRRRPEIALATGLTRSTVGLLVAELAQRGLVTEVVAPERGRGRPSPMIVANGDGVCAIAVNTESSVLTVALVGLGGVVHQVLVEAVDGAEDPALTCDRITRLVAELVTCAGPERRILGIGVAVPGQVQVGDGVVRHAPHLDWREVPLAAMLTAATGLTTTVGNDAAVILGATSAFGDGLANDLVYLVGRPSGVGGAIISRGRLVHGASGYAGEWGHVPVAQPGRPCVCGGVGCLETEVALDRLLAVAELDGDDPEQLAAALIRRDQPELETEARRQLGHLEVALRTVVNALNPGTILLGGFLAALLDSRTEHERSALVARAVGAAAETVTIRGTYGDAEQVLLGAAELAFVTLLRAPDLVGPA